The genomic stretch TAACATTTGGCTTTAATGTTTTAAAAAACAGACCGAAAGAATATTCTTCCCCTTTCAAAAGGGGAGTTTGCCTTAAAGTTTTCACTGTAACCCCCAAGAAACCAAATTCAGCTTTAAGAAAAGTAGCCAGAGTAAGGTTAACCAATGGGATGGAGGTGACAGCTTATATTCCCGGAGAAGGACACAATTTACAAGAACACTCGGTGGTTTTACTTCGAGGAGGAAGAGCCAAAGATTTGCCGGGGGTGAGATATCATATTGTTCGTGGTGTTATCGATACGTCGGGGGTAGAAGGAAGGAAGCAGAAAAGAAGTAAATATGGAGCAAAGAAAGAAAAATAAAAGGCAAAATTTATGAGTCGAAAAAGAAAGGAAAAAAGAATAATTCTACCAGACCCTGTCTATAATAATGTTAATGTTGAAAAATTTATTAATCAGATAATGCGACGGGGTAAAAAAACCATAGCCAGAAAGATTGTTTATGGAGCTTTTGACGGAATTAAAGAAAAAACCAAAAAAGAGCCTTTAGAGATTTTTGAGAAAGCTATTCAGAATGCAGCTCCTTTGCTTGAGGTGAA from Candidatus Nealsonbacteria bacterium encodes the following:
- a CDS encoding 30S ribosomal protein S12; its protein translation is MPTIHQLIKKERRKAKKRHKTPALTFGFNVLKNRPKEYSSPFKRGVCLKVFTVTPKKPNSALRKVARVRLTNGMEVTAYIPGEGHNLQEHSVVLLRGGRAKDLPGVRYHIVRGVIDTSGVEGRKQKRSKYGAKKEK